From Mus musculus strain C57BL/6J chromosome 8, GRCm38.p6 C57BL/6J, a single genomic window includes:
- the F10 gene encoding coagulation factor X isoform 1 (isoform 1 is encoded by transcript variant 1), translating into MPVTATAVLDHTMGSPVQLSLLCVVLASLLLPGKGVFINRERANNVLARTRRANSFFEEFKKGNLERECMEEICSYEEVREIFEDDEKTKEYWTKYKDGDQCESSPCQNQGACRDGIGGYTCTCSEGFEGKNCELFVRKLCRLDNGDCDQFCREEQNSVVCSCASGYFLGNDGKSCISTAPFPCGKITTGRRKRSVALNTSDSELDLEDALLDEDFLSPTENPIELLNLNETQPERSSDDLVRIVGGRECKDGECPWQALLINEDNEGFCGGTILNEFYILTAAHCLHQARRFKVRVGDRNTEKEEGNEMVHEVDVVIKHNKFQRDTYDYDIAVLRLKTPITFRMNVAPACLPQKDWAESTLMTQKTGIVSGFGRTHEKGRQSNILKMLEVPYVDRNTCKLSTSFSITQNMFCAGYEAKLEDACQGDSGGPHVTRFKNTYYVTGIVSWGEGCARKGKYGIYTKVTTFLKWIDRSMKARVGPTAETPRTAGPPN; encoded by the exons ATGCCTGTCACAGCCACTGCCGTCCTTGACCACACCATGGGGAGCCCGGTGCAACTCAGCCTGCTCTGTGTTGTCCTGGCCAGCCTCCTGCTCCCTGGGAAAGGTG TGTTTATTAACCGGGAACGTGCCAACAATGTCCTGGCGAGGACTCGGAGGGCAAACTCATTTTTTGAAGAGTTCAAGAAAGGAAATCTGGAAAGAGAGTGTATGGAAGAAATTTGTTCTTATGAAGAGGTCCGTGAAATCTTCGAGGACGACGAGAAGACG aaagaatACTGGACCAAATATAAAG ACGGCGACCAGTGTGAAAGCAGCCCTTGCCAGAACCAAGGAGCGTGTCGAGATGGCATCGGGGGTTACACGTGCACCTGCTCGGAGGGATTTGAAGGCAAAAACTGTGAGCTCT TTGTTCGGAAACTCTGCCGCCTAGACAACGGAGACTGTGACCAGTTCTGCAGAGAAGAGCAGAACTCAGTGGTGTGCTCCTGCGCCAGCGGTTACTTCCTGGGTAATGATGGCAAGTCTTGCATCTCCACAG CTCCCTTCCCCTGTGGAAAAATCACTACAGGACGTAGGAAGAGGTCTGTGGCCCTAAACACCAGCGACAGTGAGCTTGACCTTGAAGACGCCCTGCTTGATGAGGATTTCCTGTCCCCTACGGAGAATCCTATTGAACTGCTCAACCTCAACGAGACACAGCCTGAGAGGAGCAGCGATGACCTTGTTCGGATTGTGGGTGGCCGGGAATGCAAGGATGGAGAATGTCCCTGGCAG GCTCTGCTCATTAACGAAGACAATGAAGGGTTCTGTGGGGGCACCATCTTGAATGAGTTCTACATCCTCACTGCTGCCCACTGTCTCCATCAGGCCAGGCGATTCAAGGTGAGGGTAG GTGATCggaacacagagaaggaagaaggcaaCGAGATGGTGCACGAGGTGGACGTGGTCATTAAGCACAACAAGTTTCAGAGGGACACCTACGACTATGATATCGCCGTGCTGAGGCTGAAGACTCCCATCACGTTCCGGATGAACGTggcccctgcctgcctgcctcagaAAGACTGGGCCGAGTCCACACTGATGACACAGAAGACGGGCATCGTGAGCGGGTTTGGACGCACGCATGAGAAGGGCCGCCAGTCGAACATCCTGAAGATGCTGGAGGTACCCTACGTGGATCGCAACACCTGCAAGCTCTCCACCAGCTTCAGCATCACACAGAATATGTTCTGTGCGGGCTATGAGGCCAAGTTAGAGGATGCCTGCCAGGGGGACAGTGGTGGCCCCCATGTCACACGGTTCAAAAATACCTACTATGTGACCGGCATTGTCAGCTGGGGAGAGGGGTGTGCAAGGAAAGGGAAATATGGCATCTACACAAAGGTCACGACCTTCCTCAAGTGGATTGACAGGTCCATGAAAGCCAGGGTGGGACCCACAGCCGAGACCCCAAGGACAGCAGGTCCGCCCAATTAA
- the F10 gene encoding coagulation factor X isoform 2 preproprotein (isoform 2 preproprotein is encoded by transcript variant 2): protein MGSPVQLSLLCVVLASLLLPGKGVFINRERANNVLARTRRANSFFEEFKKGNLERECMEEICSYEEVREIFEDDEKTKEYWTKYKDGDQCESSPCQNQGACRDGIGGYTCTCSEGFEGKNCELFVRKLCRLDNGDCDQFCREEQNSVVCSCASGYFLGNDGKSCISTAPFPCGKITTGRRKRSVALNTSDSELDLEDALLDEDFLSPTENPIELLNLNETQPERSSDDLVRIVGGRECKDGECPWQALLINEDNEGFCGGTILNEFYILTAAHCLHQARRFKVRVGDRNTEKEEGNEMVHEVDVVIKHNKFQRDTYDYDIAVLRLKTPITFRMNVAPACLPQKDWAESTLMTQKTGIVSGFGRTHEKGRQSNILKMLEVPYVDRNTCKLSTSFSITQNMFCAGYEAKLEDACQGDSGGPHVTRFKNTYYVTGIVSWGEGCARKGKYGIYTKVTTFLKWIDRSMKARVGPTAETPRTAGPPN from the exons ATGGGGAGCCCGGTGCAACTCAGCCTGCTCTGTGTTGTCCTGGCCAGCCTCCTGCTCCCTGGGAAAGGTG TGTTTATTAACCGGGAACGTGCCAACAATGTCCTGGCGAGGACTCGGAGGGCAAACTCATTTTTTGAAGAGTTCAAGAAAGGAAATCTGGAAAGAGAGTGTATGGAAGAAATTTGTTCTTATGAAGAGGTCCGTGAAATCTTCGAGGACGACGAGAAGACG aaagaatACTGGACCAAATATAAAG ACGGCGACCAGTGTGAAAGCAGCCCTTGCCAGAACCAAGGAGCGTGTCGAGATGGCATCGGGGGTTACACGTGCACCTGCTCGGAGGGATTTGAAGGCAAAAACTGTGAGCTCT TTGTTCGGAAACTCTGCCGCCTAGACAACGGAGACTGTGACCAGTTCTGCAGAGAAGAGCAGAACTCAGTGGTGTGCTCCTGCGCCAGCGGTTACTTCCTGGGTAATGATGGCAAGTCTTGCATCTCCACAG CTCCCTTCCCCTGTGGAAAAATCACTACAGGACGTAGGAAGAGGTCTGTGGCCCTAAACACCAGCGACAGTGAGCTTGACCTTGAAGACGCCCTGCTTGATGAGGATTTCCTGTCCCCTACGGAGAATCCTATTGAACTGCTCAACCTCAACGAGACACAGCCTGAGAGGAGCAGCGATGACCTTGTTCGGATTGTGGGTGGCCGGGAATGCAAGGATGGAGAATGTCCCTGGCAG GCTCTGCTCATTAACGAAGACAATGAAGGGTTCTGTGGGGGCACCATCTTGAATGAGTTCTACATCCTCACTGCTGCCCACTGTCTCCATCAGGCCAGGCGATTCAAGGTGAGGGTAG GTGATCggaacacagagaaggaagaaggcaaCGAGATGGTGCACGAGGTGGACGTGGTCATTAAGCACAACAAGTTTCAGAGGGACACCTACGACTATGATATCGCCGTGCTGAGGCTGAAGACTCCCATCACGTTCCGGATGAACGTggcccctgcctgcctgcctcagaAAGACTGGGCCGAGTCCACACTGATGACACAGAAGACGGGCATCGTGAGCGGGTTTGGACGCACGCATGAGAAGGGCCGCCAGTCGAACATCCTGAAGATGCTGGAGGTACCCTACGTGGATCGCAACACCTGCAAGCTCTCCACCAGCTTCAGCATCACACAGAATATGTTCTGTGCGGGCTATGAGGCCAAGTTAGAGGATGCCTGCCAGGGGGACAGTGGTGGCCCCCATGTCACACGGTTCAAAAATACCTACTATGTGACCGGCATTGTCAGCTGGGGAGAGGGGTGTGCAAGGAAAGGGAAATATGGCATCTACACAAAGGTCACGACCTTCCTCAAGTGGATTGACAGGTCCATGAAAGCCAGGGTGGGACCCACAGCCGAGACCCCAAGGACAGCAGGTCCGCCCAATTAA